The Streptomyces sp. NBC_00102 genome segment CGAGGCTGGTCGTGCTCCCCGGTGCGGAGCCGCTCGGGCCGGACGAGGTCATCGCCGCCGTCCGGACTCACCGCCCCACGGTGCTCTGCCTGACCGGCATGCTGTTCAACCGCGTGGTGGAGACCGATGCCACAGCCATGGCCCCACTCCGCTTCCTGTTCGTCGTCGGGGAGGTGATGAACCCCGCGGTCACCCGGCGGCTCATGGAACAGGGTGCTCCGCAGCATCTCCTGAACGGGTACGGGCCTTCCGAGAACACCACCTTCTCCGCGTGCCACCTGATCCGGACGCCGCCAAAACCCCTGGCGAACATTCCCATCGGCACGGCCATCACGAACACGTCCCTCCACGTCCTGGACGTCGGTCTCCACCCGCTCCCCATCGGAGCGCCCGGCGAGCTCTACGTCGGCGGGCAGGGCCTCGCCCGCGGATACGCCGGCCGGCCGGAACTGACTGCCGAACGATTCGTCCCCCACCCGTTCCCCGACATGCCCGGTGAGCGGCTGTACCGGACCGGGGACCTGGTCCGCCGACTGCCCACGGGCGAGCTGGAGTTCCTGGGGCGGGTGGACGACCAGGTCAAAATCCGCGGGTACCGCATCGAGCCCGGCGAGATCGAGGCCGCTCTCGCCGCGACCGGCCGGGTCACGGAGTCATCGGTGCGGGTCGTGGACGTCTCCGGGGACAAGCGTCTGGTCGCCTACGTGGTCCCGCAGGGCCCCCGGTCGGCGGATCCGGCCGTCCTGCGCTCCGAACTCGGCACGCGCCTGCCGGCTCATCTGATACCAAACCACTTCGTCACCCTCGACGCGCTCCCGGTCACGTCCAGCGGCAAGCTCGACGCCCGCGCTCTGCCCGGACTGGAGGCGGCCGAGGACCGGCCGGCGGCCGCGACCCCGCCGCGGAACGCCACCGAGCGCGCGCTCTGGCAGATCTGGTCCGAGCTGTTGGAGATCCAGGGGTTCGGCGTACACGACGACTTCTTCGCGATCGGCGGTCACTCCCTGCTCGCGAGCCGCGCCGTGATCGCCGTACGCACACAGCTGGGCGTCGATCTCGGTCTGCGGAACTTCTTCGACCGCCCCACCATCGCCGACCTGGCACCGCTCGTCGCCGCCGGCCCGGCCACGGCGGCGGACAGCCGACTCGACGCGCTCGCGGCCGAGTTGAGCCGACTCTCCGGTAACGACGGGGACGCCACACACACGAGGGAACCCCAGTGAATGATCTGACCGACCGCATCGCCTCGCTGCCCGTCGGCAAGCGCGCCGAGCTCCGTGAGCTCCTGTGGGAGCGTGGTATCCCGACGGCCGCGCTCAGGAAGCCCGACGAGGCCGTCCCGGCCTCTTTCACCCAGCGCCGTCTGGCCTTTCTCCAGGAACTCACGCCGGACAGCGCGGCCTACAACAGCCCCATGTCCTGCCGTCTGACCGGACCTCTCGATCCCGTGGCCCTGGAAGGGGCCCTCAACGACGTACTGGTCCGGCAGGCCGTCCTGCGCACCAGTCTTCCCGTCCGCGACGGGGTGGTGGTCCAACACGTCAACGCGCATACCCCTCGTGAATTACCCGTGACGGACCTCACGGGGCTCGGGGCGGAGGCGGCGCGCGCCGAAAGCATCCGGCTGGCCGAGCTCGAGCAACAGGTCCCCTTCGATCTGGCGAGCGGGCCGTTGGTGCGCTTCCACCTGCTCCTGGTCGCCGAGCAGGAGGCGGTACTGCTCCTGACCTTCCACCATGCCGTGTTCGACGGCTGGTCGATCAGTGTGTTCGTCCAGGACGTGGCCCACTGCTACGAGGCCCGCTCGTGCGGCAGGGCGGCAGCACTCGCTCCGCTGGGCCCGGACTACGCCGAGTACGCGCGGTGGCAGCAGGAGTGGGTCGAGAGCGACGAGGCCAAGGCACAGCTGGACTACTGGGTGGACCGCCTGGCCGGCGCCCCCGAGCTGTTGTCCCTGCCGCTGGACCATCGGCGCCCCGCACGACCCAGCACCGTCGGCGCAAGCGTGCGTGTGCTCCTCCCTCCCTCGGTCCGCGACGCCCTGGCCGACCTGGCCGCGCGGTCGGGCTGCACCCTTTTCATGGTCCTCCTCGCCGCGTTCCAGATAACGCTGAGCCGCTACAGCGGCCAGCAGGACATCGTCGTGGGAACCCCCGTGGCCGCCCGCCGCAGCGGCCATCTGCAGAACCTCGTCGGGTTCTTCGCGAACTCCGTGGCGCTGCGCTCCGAGGTCGACCCGCAGTTGCCGTTCGGCGAGTTCCTGAAGCAGGTGCGCGAAACCTGCCTGGCGGCCTACGACCACCAGGACATGCCACTGGACCTACTGGCCCAGCGACTGCATCCGGAACGCGACCTCGGCCGTAACCCGCTCTACCAGGTGAACTTCACGCTGCACAACACCCCCGAGCCCGTCGACACGGTGGGCGGGCTCACCCTCTCCCCGCTGACACTGGACCTGGACGCGGCCCGCTTCGATCTCGACCTCAACGTCTGGGACGGCGCCGACGGCCTCGACTGCCAGCTGATCCACGCGGTGGACCTGTTCGACGGAGCGACCGCGGAACGCGTCCTGGAGTCTCTGCGTGTGCTCGTGGACGGAGTGCTCGCGGATCCGGCCGCATCGCTGGCATCTCTGCCGGTGACCGCCCCAGCCGCCACCGCGGGCGTCGCCGCCGGTCTGTACGGGGCCGAGACGGCCCGTCCGGCCGACATGCGGGTGCACCGGCTGTTCGGCGAACAGGTCCGGCGCACCCCGGACGCCATCGCCGTGTCCTCCGGGCTCGGGGAGATGACGTACGCGGAACTGGACGCCGCCTCCGACCGCGCGGCCGCCCGCCTCACGGAGTTGGGCGTACGCGGCGGGACGACGACCGCGGTCCGGACGCGGCGTTCGCCGGCGCTCGTCGTGGCGCTCCTCGGCATCCTCAAAGCAGGTGGTGCCTACCTGCCGGTCGATCCCGGCCATCCGGCGTCCCGTACGGAGCAGATGCTCCAGGACAGCGGAGCCGTCCTGGTGGTGACGGAGGACGGCGGCGAGCCCCTGGCCGGGCTGCCGACCGTGGCCGCGGCGGCGCTGTCGGCCGGCACGGCCACGGTGGGAGCACGGCCCGCCCCGGGGGCGGCGGGCGACGACGCGGACATCATGTACCTGATCTATACGTCCGGTTCCACCGGCATTCCCAAGGCTGCGGTGCTCTCCCACCGGCAGGTCGCCAACTACCTGCTCTGGGCCGCTGACACCTTCGACGCCGCGGGGGGCAGTGGGGTGCCCGTCCACTCGTCGATCGGTTTCGATCTGACGGTCACCAGCCTGTTCGCTCCGCTGCTCAGCGGCCAGCGCCTGGTCCTTCTCGATGAGGAGGGGGCTCCGGGCGAGGCGCTGGTGCGTTCGGCGGAGTCCGCGCGCGACCTGAGTTTCGTCAAGTTGACGCCCTCCCACCTCAAGTTGCTCGAGGACGCTGCGGACCCGGACCGGGATGCGCCGTGGTCGCGCATTGCGGTGATCGGCGGCGAGGACCTGCGTGAGGAACAAGTTGCGGCATGGCGGGCAGGCGGAACGATTCGTCGCCTGTTCAACGAATACGGCCCCACCGAGACCGCGGTCGCCTGCGCGGCGCACGAGGACGACGGCCGGCCGACGCCCTCGGGGGCCGTCCCCATCGGGCGCCCCATCCCCCACACCCAGCTGTACGTTCTGGACCCGCTGATGAACCCGGTTCCCGTGGGTGCGCCCGGCGAGCTCCACGTGGGCGGAGCCGGCGTCTCGTACGGCTACTGGAAGCGCCCCGAGCTGACCGCCGAACGGTTCGTCCCGGATCCCTTCAAAGGCGGTGGAGCCCGCCTCTACCGGACGGGTGACCTGGCCCGCGTCCTGCGGGACGGCTCGCTGGAATACCTCGGCCGGCTCGACGACCAGGTGAAGATCCGAGGCCACCGGATCGAGCTCGGCGAAGTCACGTCCGTGCTGTCGGCGATGCCCGGCGTACGGCAGGCGCTCGTGGAGGTGGACCGCCGTGTTCCCGGCAACGCGGAACTCGTCGCCTTCCTCGAGATCGGCCCCGAGGATCCTGGCCCGGCGGACCGCGGCGACTCGGCCGACGGCCTCCTGGACCGCTGGCGCGACTTGTACCAGGACACCTACGCGGACCTCGGTGCTTCCCCGGGCGCCGACCCGTCGTTCAACCTCGCCGGGTGGACCAGCAGTTACACGGGAGGCCCGATCGACCCGTCCGAGATGTCGCAGTGGCTGGACTCGACGGTGCACCGGATCACGGCGCTGGAACCCCGTCACGCCCTGGAGATCGGCTGCGGAACCGGCATGATCCTCTCCCGCGTCGCCCCGGCCTGCGAGACGTTCCACGGCACCGACCAGTCCGCACCGGCCATCCAGTACGTGCGGGACACGGTCGTCCCCGCCGTCCCGGTTCCCGACGGCGCCGTGTCGCTCGCCGCGGCACCCGCGCACCGGAGCATCCGGGCGGGGCGACGGTACGACACCGTCGTCCTCAACTCCGTCGTCCAGTATTTCCCGTCGGCCGAGTATCTGCGCGAAGTGCTGACGCAAGCGGTGTCCGCGCTGTCCGAGGGCGGCCGGGTGTTCGTCGGCGACGTCCGAAGCCTCGGGCTCCTGGAGGCCTTCCACGCGTCGGTCCTCGCCCACCGGGCGCAGCCCGGCACCAAGGCCGGCCGGTTGCGTGCCGAACTGCGGCGCCAGGTCGCCCTGGAACCCGAACTCTGCCTGGATCCGGGCTTCTTCCACGGTCTTCGCGAAACACTGCCGCGGATCACCGGTGTCAGCGTCCTGCCGAAGAGGGGACGGTACGACAACGAACTCAGCGTGTTCCGTTACGACGTCGTACTCACCGTCGACGGCGCTCCCCGGCCGGCACCGGCGGGCACGGACTGGAGTGCGGCCGGGATGGACCTGGCGGCACTGGAGAAGCAGCTGTCCGAGGGCGGGCCCGCCGATGGCACGCTCGCCTTCTCCGGCGTGCCGAACGCCCGTACCCGTACGACGATCGCCTTCCGTGACGCACTTGCCCACGCACTCCCGCAGACCCCCGTGGAGGAGGTCCGGGCCCGCGCCGAAGATGCCACGGGGGAGGCGGGAGTGCACCCCGAGGACCTGTGGGAGCTCGCCGAGCGGTACGGGATCGAGGCCGGGGTGACCTGGGACACCGGGAGCGCCGACGGCAGCTTCGACGTCGTGCTGCGCCGGCCTGCCGGCGAACGGGCCGGGAGTCCTGCCCCGGCGCACGCCACCGGCACAGCCCCGGCGCGGCGGACCACCGCCAATGAACCACTGTGGCAGGCCAGGAGCGCGGCACGGATCTCGGCGGTCGAGGAACGCGCGCGGGAGATCCTCCCGCCCGCTCTCGTCCCTGCCCGCTTCCTGCCGCTGCCGCAGTTCCCGCTCACCCGGAACGGCAAGGTGGACCGTGCCGAGCTGCGGCAGGACCTGGCCCTGACGGTCGGCAGGACGACCGGTCAGGCGCCCGCGGTGGAGCCGCTGACGCCCACCGAGGTACGGATCGCCGCGATCTGGACCGAGCTGCTGGGTCGCGACGGTATCCGGTCCGACTCCGACTTCTTCAATCTCGGAGGCCACTCTCTGCTCAGCTTCCAGCTGGTGTCCCGGCTCCGCGAGGAGTTCGGCGCCGACGTACCCATCCGCGCCCCCTTCGAAGCGCCGGTGCTGCGTGACCTCGGCCGGATGCTGGACGGGCTGGGGGTCACGGATCCCGCGCCGAGGACCCCGGCCCTGCCCCCGCTGGTACCGGTGCCGCGCACCCAGCGGACGGTGCCCTCCTTCGCGCAGGAACGCATGTGGTTCACCACTCAGCTGGACCCTGAGAGCAGGCAGTACAACTACGGCACCTACCTGCGGCTGACCGGCACGCTCCACATCGGTCATCTGGAGCACGCCCTGAACCAGGTGACGGGTCGCCACGAGGTGCTGCGCACGCTCATCAGGTCGGACGAGGGCGTCGCCTACCAAATGGTCCTGCCCCAGGCACCGGCCACGCTGCCCGTCCTGGACCTCACCGGCCTTCCGGACGACCTGCGCGAGCGGGTCGCACGGCGGCTCGCCCGCGAGCAGTACGACCAGCGGATCGACCTGGCGCACCCGCCGGTCGTACGCGTGAACCTGCTCCGGCTCGCCGCCGACGAGCACGTCCTGCTGCTCACCACCCATCACATCGCGCTGGACGGCTGGTCGGTGGGGCTGCTCGTGTGCGAGATCACGGAGTGCTACGCGGCCCTGTGCGAGGGCCGTCCGCATGAACCGGCCGTGCTCCCCGTGCAGTACGCGGACTATGCGGTGTGGCAGCGCTCCCTGCGCGACGGCGGCCAGTACGACCGCATGCTTTCCTACTGGCGGACGCAGCTGGACGGCATCCTGTCCCTCCCCGCCGTGCCGCTGGACCGCCCCCGGCCGGCCGGCACCGCGCACCGCGGCGGGACCCTGCCGTTCCGGATCGACGAAGCGGTGGCAGACCGGTTGCGGGCGCTGTGCAAGGAAGAGGACATCACTCTCTTCATGGCGTTCCTGGCCGTCACCCACACGCTGCTGGCCGAGCTGACCGACGGGACGGACGTGGTCGTGGGCGCGGATGTCGCCGGCCGGTCGGACGCCGCCGTGGAGAATCTGATCGGGTTCTTCGTCAACCAGGTGGTACTGCGGGGCGACCTGTCCGGTGAACCCACCTGGCTGGAGCTGCTGCGGAGGACGAAAGCCCTCACCGTGGACGCC includes the following:
- a CDS encoding non-ribosomal peptide synthetase → MNDLTDRIASLPVGKRAELRELLWERGIPTAALRKPDEAVPASFTQRRLAFLQELTPDSAAYNSPMSCRLTGPLDPVALEGALNDVLVRQAVLRTSLPVRDGVVVQHVNAHTPRELPVTDLTGLGAEAARAESIRLAELEQQVPFDLASGPLVRFHLLLVAEQEAVLLLTFHHAVFDGWSISVFVQDVAHCYEARSCGRAAALAPLGPDYAEYARWQQEWVESDEAKAQLDYWVDRLAGAPELLSLPLDHRRPARPSTVGASVRVLLPPSVRDALADLAARSGCTLFMVLLAAFQITLSRYSGQQDIVVGTPVAARRSGHLQNLVGFFANSVALRSEVDPQLPFGEFLKQVRETCLAAYDHQDMPLDLLAQRLHPERDLGRNPLYQVNFTLHNTPEPVDTVGGLTLSPLTLDLDAARFDLDLNVWDGADGLDCQLIHAVDLFDGATAERVLESLRVLVDGVLADPAASLASLPVTAPAATAGVAAGLYGAETARPADMRVHRLFGEQVRRTPDAIAVSSGLGEMTYAELDAASDRAAARLTELGVRGGTTTAVRTRRSPALVVALLGILKAGGAYLPVDPGHPASRTEQMLQDSGAVLVVTEDGGEPLAGLPTVAAAALSAGTATVGARPAPGAAGDDADIMYLIYTSGSTGIPKAAVLSHRQVANYLLWAADTFDAAGGSGVPVHSSIGFDLTVTSLFAPLLSGQRLVLLDEEGAPGEALVRSAESARDLSFVKLTPSHLKLLEDAADPDRDAPWSRIAVIGGEDLREEQVAAWRAGGTIRRLFNEYGPTETAVACAAHEDDGRPTPSGAVPIGRPIPHTQLYVLDPLMNPVPVGAPGELHVGGAGVSYGYWKRPELTAERFVPDPFKGGGARLYRTGDLARVLRDGSLEYLGRLDDQVKIRGHRIELGEVTSVLSAMPGVRQALVEVDRRVPGNAELVAFLEIGPEDPGPADRGDSADGLLDRWRDLYQDTYADLGASPGADPSFNLAGWTSSYTGGPIDPSEMSQWLDSTVHRITALEPRHALEIGCGTGMILSRVAPACETFHGTDQSAPAIQYVRDTVVPAVPVPDGAVSLAAAPAHRSIRAGRRYDTVVLNSVVQYFPSAEYLREVLTQAVSALSEGGRVFVGDVRSLGLLEAFHASVLAHRAQPGTKAGRLRAELRRQVALEPELCLDPGFFHGLRETLPRITGVSVLPKRGRYDNELSVFRYDVVLTVDGAPRPAPAGTDWSAAGMDLAALEKQLSEGGPADGTLAFSGVPNARTRTTIAFRDALAHALPQTPVEEVRARAEDATGEAGVHPEDLWELAERYGIEAGVTWDTGSADGSFDVVLRRPAGERAGSPAPAHATGTAPARRTTANEPLWQARSAARISAVEERAREILPPALVPARFLPLPQFPLTRNGKVDRAELRQDLALTVGRTTGQAPAVEPLTPTEVRIAAIWTELLGRDGIRSDSDFFNLGGHSLLSFQLVSRLREEFGADVPIRAPFEAPVLRDLGRMLDGLGVTDPAPRTPALPPLVPVPRTQRTVPSFAQERMWFTTQLDPESRQYNYGTYLRLTGTLHIGHLEHALNQVTGRHEVLRTLIRSDEGVAYQMVLPQAPATLPVLDLTGLPDDLRERVARRLAREQYDQRIDLAHPPVVRVNLLRLAADEHVLLLTTHHIALDGWSVGLLVCEITECYAALCEGRPHEPAVLPVQYADYAVWQRSLRDGGQYDRMLSYWRTQLDGILSLPAVPLDRPRPAGTAHRGGTLPFRIDEAVADRLRALCKEEDITLFMAFLAVTHTLLAELTDGTDVVVGADVAGRSDAAVENLIGFFVNQVVLRGDLSGEPTWLELLRRTKALTVDAYAHQDLPFEDVVKALNPRRGSNQSPLFQLKLTLDNTPQHQQDLPGLEVEPFVVDIADTSRFDLTVRLREDRAGIDAFWEYDAELFEESTVQRMQRRFVELVGNLTSEPGSPAVRAQEG